A segment of the Phocoena sinus isolate mPhoSin1 chromosome 11, mPhoSin1.pri, whole genome shotgun sequence genome:
taacaaatgttatgttagttttcggtgtacagcatagtgattgagttatacgtgtatctattctttttcaagttcttttcccatttaggttattacagaatattgagcagagttccctgtgacatacagtaggtccttgctggttacctattttaaatatagcagtgtgtatatgtcagtctccAACTCCCAATCTAATCCCTCTCCCCtactctcccccctctcccccctcccccttaaCCATAACTTCATTCTCTaattctgagtctgtttctgtttgtaaataagttcatttatatcattttcttctgGATTTCACATGTAAGAGATATCATATatgttcgtctttctctgtcctacttactgcacttagtatgataatctccaggtccatccatgttgctgcatatggcatgatttcatctttttaatggctaacattccattgtatatatgtaccacatcttctttatccattcatctgttgatggacatttaggttgcttccatgtcttggctattgtaaatagtgcttcagtgaacactggggtgcatgtatctttttgaattatggtttcctccagatatatgcccaggactgggattgctggatcatacgctagctctatttttagttttttaaggaacctccttactgttctccttagtggttgtatcaatttacattctcaccaacagtgtagaatgtactgttggtgggaatgtaaaccaacattttctccacaccctctccagcactgattatttctagactttctgatgatggccattctgactgatgtaaggtgatatttcattgtagttttgatttgtatttctctagtaattagtgatgttgagcatattttcatgtacctcttggccatctgtatgtcttctttggagaaatgtctatttaggtcttctgcccattttttgcttgggttgtttggttttttgatattgagcagcgtgagctgtttgtaaattatggagattaatcccttgtcggtcgtattgtttgcaaatattttctcccattctgtgggttgcttcttcattttgtttatggtttcctttgctgtgcaaaagcttttgagtttaattgggtcccatttatgtttttatttccattactctaggagatggatcaaaaaagatattgctgcgatttatgtcaaacagtgttctgcctatgttttcctctaagttttttaGTAACCGGTCCTACATTtaaggcctttaatccattttgagtttatttttgtgtatggtgttaaagactGTTCTAATTGCAACACCAGCATTTTGAAGTAGCCATAATTAATATTACATTGAATATAAATGACTCattgaaatgttattttttttgaaacttgGTCACAGCTCCTTTTCTGAAAGATGGCTCTGAAGAGAACTGTTGATTTCCAATATAATTATTTCCCAGTTAATTGTGAAGCATTACCCTGCAGGTGTTACTTGCACCTAATTTTATCTCCCTTTTGTTACAGCAGAatccttttaatatttctaaatgattTGTCTAACATAGTCCAGAATAGTGTTAAAATAtgataaagggcttccctggtggcgcagtggttgagggtccgcctgcccgtacagtggacgcgggttcgtgccccggtccgggaggatcccacatgccgcggagcggctgggcccgtgagccatgaccgctgagcttgcgcgtccggagcctgtgctccgcaacgagagaggccacaacagtgagaggcccgtgtaccgcaaaaaaaaaattaaaaaaaaataaaaagtctgctAACAGTAACTACTATTATTCCACTAAGAAACAAAAACTATCCAGCTAAACACACTAGCAAATGTTAAGCATCTTCTGAGTTTAACAAGactatttttccctttggctTTATAAAGTGAATTGCTTGCTTTCACTCAACATTGAAGCAACCTCACATTCTTAGATCCCCATTTGTCATTGTTTGGTAATTTTTTAATGGGCTGCCAAAGTTAGTTCACATTTAATGGAGATTTATGGGTTATTTAAaacatattgggcttccctggtggcgtagtggttgagagtccgcctgccgatgcagggggcgcgggttcgtgccccggtccgggaggatcccgcgtgccgcggagcagctgggctcgtgagccgtggccgctgcgcctgcgcgtccggagcctgtgctccgcggcgggagaggctgcggcagtgagaggcccgcataccgcaaaaaaaaaaaaaaatattgcactGCACTTAGTAGCAtgcttttttcattaaattttatatttcttcaaaaatacatattttttcataatcTGGAGCCACTTCCTTAGCCATAGATTGCTCTTTTCCTTAAATATCTAAGAGGATGGTAGCTCATcaactttttttcccatttatcttAGTCCTCACTGCTTTCTAGGTTCAATTTAagcaatttatatttttccagaaaCTCTTACActtcatcagtattttaaaatgttttttttaaactatgtttttGTAATTTTAGAACACTTCGATTCTATATATAGGTTTGGGTATACGTTTATAGACAAGAGTAGTGTTCAAATTTTAACTTGGCAACTgtttaaggaatttttaaattataaacatgtagatttttgttttgtgtttggaaATTTTTGATGCTTTCATTTTCGTACAAAAAGTTCGTATTTGGCTGCTTTCTTATTTGTCAGTTGTCTCTGTGGGTGTTTACTCATAGGCAGTGctaaaagatcaacaaaatattttgcttcattttcagtGGTTAAATGTTGAATTCAGTGCCTACTATTCCTGAATAATTGGTGGTAGAAAGCTGCCTTGTCACATTACTTACCCACTCTAATATTGATAGTATTGTACCATTAAAATGGTATGTCTTGAGATTTATCCTACACACTATCAACCTGTTTGCTGTTTTTCATGTAATTAGCTGTCAAGTATGTCTTTTATCTTTTGGCTTAACATGTCATGCTTAGAGATTTCAGGATGTAGAACCATCCTAGAACTCTTGGAAATCCCTTGCTAGAAAGCACTTGAGAGAACAAGAAGCCGTGATGCATACTGACTTGCTAGCTGCTTGGCTGACATTCTGTTGACATGCTCTCCAAACATGAGTTAAGCCAAAAGCTGCAACTTCACAagtctttctttgcttttaatcCACTCATTTAGTCTAACTTTATCCTCCCTAAAGATCATGCGTCTTAATTCTTTCTTGGGAATTGTGTTCATTGTCAGAACAATCCGAAATTTGCTTCTTTCCCCAAGGAGAATGGCATCTCCTCCAACCCCACCCCGATCCCGCCAGGAGCCCGCTAGCATGTTTGCTCTATCTACtctgaaatgtaaaaaatttaCACCCAAGTTCACGAGTTTTGttgtaaaaatttttatgaagttaaaCTGTTTCAGGGGTGTCACCGGAGCTACATACTTTTCAGAGTCCAGAGTTCTGTTAGCGTTAGTTGTGGTGAGTTCTTTTTTGGTGCCAATCACTGGTCTGTAGTCTCTTTCTAAACCTAACCTGTTTCTCAGTAATTGTGAGTGGCTTTGGTTTCAGTTTGGGGCTTTTCTCCTTTAGACATTCAGGTTACTCACTTGGCTTTGCAACTTGTGAAGTGTTACTTGCACTGAACCTTGTGGCGGTGGCTCTCGATCTTCCTGGGCAGCAGCACTGCCTGGATGCTGGGTAGGACACCGCCCTGAGCGATGGTCACACCGCCCAGCAGCTTGTTGAGCTCTTCGTCATTACGGATGGCCAACTGCAGGTGACGTGGGATGATGCGCATCTTCTCGTTGCCATGGGTCGCATTGCCCGCCAGCTCCAGGACCTCGGCCGTCAGGTACTCCAGAACCGCTGCCAGGTAAACCAGTGTGCCGGCCCCAATCCGCTCGACGTAATTGCCCTTGCGGAGAAGGTGGTGGACTCGGCCCACAGGGAACTGCAGGCCGGCTCTGTATGAAAGAGATTTGGCCTTAGTGCGTGCTTGCCACCCTGCTTGCCACGTCCAGACATTACTATAGGAATACTAATCTGTTATAATGGAAACAAATACCGTTAGGGCAGGTACGGGGTCTATTTATCGTCTCACGGTGGGTTGTGATTTACTATTTGATTGGCTGATACCCTTATATCCAATCAGAGAATCATACTGGAATCACCTCATTTACATACACGTCACTACCCATTACCCAATCAGATGTGAGCTGCCCAATACGTCAGCTGAGCTCCGTGGATATAAATATCACGCTTCAACAGAGCAACTGCCACTGGTTTTCTGTTTTAGAGTTGTAGGTTGGCCATGCCGGAACAGGGTTCTAAGAGCAGTGCTAGTTCCATAAAAGGCTATAAGAAAGCCGTGACTAAAACtcagaaaaaggaggagaaaaagcgCAAGAGATATCGCAAAGAGAGCTATTCAGTTTATATCTATAAAGTACTGAAACAAGTTCATCCGGATACTGGTATTTCTTCGAAGGCTATGAGTATTATGAATTCACTTGTTACTGATATGTTTGAGCGCATTGCAGCGGAGGCGTCCCGCCTCGTGCGTTACAACAAGTGTTCGACAGTCACATCCAGGGAGATCCAGACAGCAGTGCGCTTGCTGCTTCCTGGGGAGTTGGCCAAGCACGCAGTGTCCGAGGGCACCAAGGCTGTCAGTAAATACAGTAGTTCCAAGTAAAGAAATTCAGACTCTTGTAACCCAAAGGCTCTTTTAAGAGCCACTTAACTTTCTAGAGAGTTGTAGGCTTTTTGCTTGGCTGCTCAGTGTGTGTGGGCAGGCTTACTCTTAGAGTGAGCTATAGCTGTTATGCTAGCAACTgtcagattcactttgctgcctTTAGTGTGGTTAAGAAATACGTAGATAACTCGTCCGTCTCACGTGACTATTAACCAGAATGATTTCAGGTGAAATCCCGGATCTCTTAAGCATATCAAAGAATAGAGCTCTCTTGAGTTGAACAGAGCTCCTTTAAGTCTGTCTTAAGAGAGGGTGGGTCGAGTGCCATGAGAAACGTGGCTTGCTCTTCTCTGGGTTATGTCCTGTTTTAAGTACTTTCTATCGAGAGACTGAAAGGGAACTGAAGCTGTGGAAAGACAAAGAACATAGGCAAGTTCAGCATGGGAGTGTTAAGGCTGTTTTGCTTCCGGTCTACATTTTCTGTAGTATGTGGAAATTCTTTCTATAGATCAGGTTAGGTGCCCTACATCTGCTGAGATTTCGAGTCCAATAGTTCCTTGGTCTGGTGATATCATCTGTACATTATTGGGGTGTCTAAACTAGGCTGTTTGTTAAAAACAGCTTGATATTGGGGTGTGGAGGTCTTGCCATATCAAGTAATCCATATTGGAGTCACACAATCTGGCTAACCACAACCGACTGGCAAACAAGTAACACTGACTGAATTTTTGGGGGGCGTTACTTTTATTCCAAGTTATAATAGGATCACTTGCATTTTGTTTTATGAGAGGATCATTAAATTGGTGTTTGTGTCCTATATTACTGGACTCCAATACTAACATGTTCCAAATTAGGTCATAGGGTGTTTATCAAGTCAAGGGACTTTGGGTGGAAGATCTACTCTGTCACGATCGTCTGGACTCTTAGCAGACAAGCATTAAAAAGTGACAAATGACActgaaattaacattaaaaaagatCAAATTACTACTTCCCACAAACCAGTAGTTTAGCTGGACTCAATtcgttaatttatatttttcattcttcccttttAATAACAAGATTTCGTGCTCATGTGTGTCTACCTTacagttaaaaaatactttagtaTATCATTTGGTAGAATATGTGTACTAAAactccacaggaaaaaaaaaagtgccctaCATTTCTGCACAGAAACAGACCCTACAAGAACCTCTGAATATCTTAACTGGGAATCATCCAAGGAGTTAACAGATGGGGCATCTGTGCCACATTGTCTGGTAGGGGAGGCATCATCTCCAAGCAGGGGTCCCAGCTGCCCCCATAAGATCTTGTGAAACAGCAGATGTCTGTATAGCTCCCAAATCCTTGTCAACTCTTGAGTTGAAAAGCAAGCAGTTTTTCCATGCTGGTTTTTGCCTTAGCAGTATGTGTTTAGATTCACCCATTTTGTTATGTGAATTAAGAGCTTGTTCCTTTTAATGgttgactagtattccattgtatgcataaaCCACagtttgtctatccattcatctaatgaagggatcttagttgcttccactttttagCTGTAGTTGTTATATAACTATTCACATGCAAGTTTATGTGTGGACATAAGTCTTCAAATCAGTTGGGTAAGTATTACCAGGAGCACAGCTGCTGGATGGTAGGCTCAACagtatgtttagctttataagaaactgtcagacTGTCTTCGAAAGCGGCTGTGCCATtctgcattcctaccaacaatgaaTGAGTGTTCCCGTTGCTCCATATCCTCCTCAGCATTTGGTAATGTACAATATTTTGGATGTTATCCATTCTAATCGATGTttaatatctcattgttttaatttgcattttcctaataaatgATATTGAGGATCTTTTGGTATGCTAATTTACcatctgtaaatttttttttttttttttttttgcggtacgcaggcctctcactgttgcggcctctcccgttgcggagcacaggctccggacgcgcaggcccagcggccatggctcacgggctcagccgctccgcggcatgtgggatcttcctggaccggggcacgaacccgtgttccccgcatcagcaggcggactcccaaccactgcgccaccagggaaacccccatctgtaaatttttttggtgaagtgtctgtccAGTTCTTTTGCCTAttctttaattgggttattttcttattgtttagtTACaagcattcttttttctattttcttggaCACAAGTCCCGTTTCACataaatgatttgaaaatattttctcctggtctgtggTCTATTTTTACAGTATCctagcagaagtttttaatttcacaaatgtctggtagaaatataatgcaagccacaaatactgatcATATATGTCACGTTAAACGTTCCAGTACCCACATAgcataaaaaaaaagtgaaatgaattttaatcaaatattttgtttagtCCAGTTTATCTAAAATGTCAATGTGTAATAAGGGTTAAATTataatgatttacattttaaaaaattaggacttTGAAATTcaatgtgtattttatacttacagcatATCTCATGcaacatttcaagtgctcagtaaccacatCTGGCTAGTGGCCACCATATTGGACACTGTAGCACTAAACTCTTTCTCTAGGCAACCTAAGTCATACCCTTGCTGTAAATACCTGCAGCAGATGATTCACGAATTGTATCTGCAGTCCAGGGCTTTCCATGAACTGCAGACCAGTAACTGCTTACTTAATATTACCACCCTGATGGTGCTCATCCATCTCTAAAAATTTCTCTCCACAAGGGTTTCCAGTGTATCCTGACAGACCTGTTTTCAAATTCCAATGTTCCCTATATCCATGGGGCCACCCCAATCACATGGTTTTCCAAgccagaaatgtattttttccttgatAGTGCCCTCTGTTCAACCTCCATTTCAATCTTCTGACAACATATGgagattttatttcctaaatattttattattatctgacTTCTTTTGTCATCTCCACTGCCAACATTTTTGTCCAAGCCCCCATCATCCCTCGCCTGGGTTACTGTCTCTAACTAGACTCACTGCTcctaatgttttctttctaaaatccaCTCTCCATACAACTGACAAAGTAATCttagataagaaaaatattgtCACTAACCATTAACTGAAAGTTagtatttctttcagttttgaaTATAGCAAATAGACCAGTCACATTAGCTATACCTGTGACTTTATTGCCAATGAAAACCATAGTTATAGTCCTAGCACTTAACCAGATATATCAAAATATTGTTTATGCTCATCCCAACCTCAGAATATTATAATTTTGATCTTGCTATCTGAAGCACAAATATTACTGTatcaaacaatatttttaaaactgtttcaaCCTggcattgttttattattaaaattcatattttactttatgtacttagaaatttattttaagaagatgTATATAGGATCAACTAGACTTTCAAAGAAATCCATAATACAATAAAAGCTAAGAACCCCTGTTTAAGGATTCCAGCAAATACCTTACATATAAAGTAGACTAGAGACAGATGATATAAAAATCAGATGGCAGAATTCCACTAATAATCCAGTTGGGAGCAGATAACTGAATCTTCCTTGGCTGTTAGACTGATTGCTTCATCAAGGATGCCAATTCTACAGCCACAGGATACTGGGGTTACTAGGGTATCCCACTCAATTCATGCATGTGTGTCTGCTGGAAACACACATCttgattattattgtttttatcacTGAAACAATTTCTCACATTACTTCTGCTAACCATCAGCCCTCTAGTGTGATTGGAGATGAAGAGCTAAAGAACTTGTAGTGGGTGAAAAGAACTTGTAGTGGGGCAGATGATGACTAACCTCTTCTGGAGAGTGAATTCCTCATTAGAAAAGTCcatttattagtttcctagggctgctgcaaCAAGTTACCAAAAACTGGTTGGcgtaaaacagaaatatattcttgCACTGTTTTGGAGGCCAAGAAGTCCAAAATCACAGTGTCAATAGGGTTGATTCCTTGTGGAGGCGCTGAGGGAGAATCTATTCTATGCCTTACCTGGCTTCTGGTGGCAGCTGGCAATCTTCGGtgtccttggcttgcagctgcatcactccaacctctgcctgcCTCAGTTTTCATATGGTCCTCTACTTTGCATCTCTGatgcccctctcccttctcttgtataccctaaatccaggatgatctcgtTTCAAGATTCTTAACtacaccctatttccaaacaagggtCACATTCATAGGTGCCAGGGGTTAAGACTTGGACATGTCCTTTTTCAGGACACTCAACCTACTACATTCACAGATCCTAAGGTTTACCTTAACATCGACTCACACAAAATTTACATCACACTATCTGGATAGAAGTATTTTAGAGTAAATTACAGACAATACAAAGCTTTCCTTAGGCACCTTATTATCTCTCTCATTCATAATCAGCTAAAATGACCTTGTGTGTTTATATCTGCCTCACTAAACTAGGAAGGAAACAGTGAGAGTAAGGACCTCCTCTCttacacacacgaacacacactctttctctctctctctctctctctcagtgaaTGTTTGAagagtgaagaaaagggaaacaattttttaaaaccttttcggaaaacaaaataaggaaaaataacaaaatgcagCCACTTGTCTATGACCAGCCCTGCACTGAAGAGCTAGCAATGTCCACCTGCCGGAACGATGCAGTAAGGGCTTGGTGTGATCTAGCTTCCTCTGGCCCTGCTCCTTGGGAGGGTTTCCCTTGCCCTGTAGACCTCAGGGACCCATCTGAGTTGAGAATAGAAAGTCTCTTTTTTGAGGGCTACACCAGccctcttcttttctgaattcAGAGGCACTGTGGTGGCTTTTGGGTAATTACAGCATCTGGGTTTCTAAACAAGCCTAGTTGCTCTGCCCTTTTTCCAGCCCTCATCTTACTGGCATCCATTATGTTCTCTGTTCTGTGGCACAACAAAACCACAGCCTAGAATCAGGGAAAGACAGCAAATATCTCCCCTGCTTCCATGGCAAATCTCAATGCGTAACCACTGCAATGATTTTAGGGTGAAGTTAACAGCCAGATGTAGCTTAGGGAGGGTAGCACCTAAAGGATCTACTTTCCCCAGTTCCCAAACCAAACCTTATCATATTTAAAGCAGAGTCCTAACTTTGCTGTGGCCCTTTTCTCAGAAAATTCTGTCTTGCCAGTCCTTTATGACTTAGGGATTGAGACGTGGGTGGACAAACAGCACCTTTCTTAAGCACtttaacctaaaaacaaaaaaacctgcgTTTTCACTGCTTTCATGAATTGTCTTGGACTAAAGCCTTACTCTTATTTCTCTGACATTATTAAAGTCTTTGAAGGTTGCAAACCCATCCCAACGTCCTGTGTTTGTCCCTCCACGTTCCGTAAAGCTGGGTCCTTGGTCTGCATTTGGTCTGCATCTCTGATGGAAGGAGAATTTGACCAGCTGCTTTGCTGGTCGATAACAGTGATTTCCAGGTTCCTAATAGGAAGTGAAGGAATCTGCTTTTCCTAGCACCTCTCTCACACTAATGAAAAttcagaatatatacagaacttGTGG
Coding sequences within it:
- the LOC116762246 gene encoding histone H2B type 1-A-like, which codes for MPEQGSKSSASSIKGYKKAVTKTQKKEEKKRKRYRKESYSVYIYKVLKQVHPDTGISSKAMSIMNSLVTDMFERIAAEASRLVRYNKCSTVTSREIQTAVRLLLPGELAKHAVSEGTKAVSKYSSSK